One window of the Crassaminicella thermophila genome contains the following:
- a CDS encoding phosphodiester glycosidase family protein, translating to MKNFKKLIISFGLACSISFANIQAYADWTNSVYEEKEEEYIAKGVKHEHLLKFTDEGWLNINILRINLDENDASLDLLFNENGLNQKGKLSEFVNQRENIVGAVNGDFFSMKGAATIGPMVKDGKLFTTTFHLSEKVPTFNLSKYKEPFIINWTNPKITLKNENTDFSFDIYTINKETNLDNTAVLYTPEWGEKTPPFSQGLKGIEIIIEDDIVKAIVPAFEGSYIPKNGYVILATGQKAFEIGSNFVCKDKVSFSLQTNPDFKELALSIGGGAYIVKEGKVQSDFHINIKGNHPRTAIGISKDKKEVFFVTIDGRTSSYTGVTQEELGEIMISLGAYDAINLDGGGSTDMVLRPLGEEKRTVINNPSGGSERRIMNGIGIISTASKTSELGGIILESEESNILIDTMKKLILKGYDKNYNPVEIDYDQVNWHVSGIYGKFYKDSFKATTAGEGIIVAEYEGKYATLPIRVIDNPVRLEVSPSKINIDKNKGKFIKVKVVDEDGYGAYVSLSDLDIEIPDNLGEIDDKDFFVAKDKSGSGIMKISYKNITSYVPVVVGSREVIVDDFENTNGTFLSYPADVFGSYNLSSFSKAGNYSGEISYDFTKTDATRAAYLVFDNGGINFDKRPKKLGMWVYGNGSGHMLKAKCVYDNGAFQNIPITSSIDWEGWKFVEASIPSGLKAPFKLERIYVVETSPLLKDAGKIYIDQLTAFYPNTFDGNIPKEQKIIDSRNTKAKLEGQSSFRLIAYGEISGIDSSLDSKIADISNKDKGLNLFTQSIDQTLKEKLQNPTIMVAGGYASTRHKNSLFIQLDNSQGSLRETNFEQWRWFLEKIENVDSHNVFISLPKPLYFKDKLEEKLFKDILKKLKEEKSVDVWVLTGGHDNYSVYPKDGIRYVELKSYKKDMDISEELKYIRFTVNDDKVTYEILPLYEKES from the coding sequence GTGAAAAATTTTAAAAAATTAATTATATCCTTTGGATTAGCATGTTCTATCTCTTTTGCCAATATACAAGCTTATGCAGATTGGACAAACTCAGTTTATGAGGAAAAAGAAGAAGAATACATAGCAAAAGGTGTGAAGCATGAACATTTGTTAAAATTTACAGATGAGGGTTGGCTAAATATTAATATACTTAGAATAAATTTAGATGAAAATGATGCTTCGTTAGATTTACTTTTTAATGAAAATGGATTAAATCAAAAGGGAAAGTTATCAGAATTTGTAAATCAAAGAGAAAATATTGTAGGTGCTGTAAATGGTGATTTTTTTAGTATGAAAGGTGCTGCTACAATAGGGCCTATGGTGAAGGACGGGAAACTTTTTACAACTACTTTCCATTTATCCGAAAAAGTACCTACTTTTAATTTGTCGAAATATAAAGAGCCATTTATTATTAATTGGACAAATCCAAAGATTACATTAAAAAATGAAAATACTGACTTTTCTTTTGATATTTATACTATTAATAAAGAAACAAATCTTGATAATACAGCAGTGTTATATACACCAGAATGGGGAGAAAAAACACCTCCCTTTAGTCAAGGATTAAAAGGTATAGAAATTATTATAGAGGATGATATAGTAAAGGCGATCGTTCCTGCTTTTGAAGGAAGCTATATTCCAAAAAACGGGTATGTAATACTTGCAACAGGACAAAAGGCTTTTGAAATAGGCTCAAACTTTGTATGTAAAGACAAAGTAAGTTTTTCTTTGCAAACGAATCCAGATTTTAAAGAATTAGCTCTATCTATCGGAGGAGGGGCTTATATTGTAAAAGAAGGGAAGGTACAATCTGATTTTCATATAAACATTAAAGGAAACCATCCAAGAACAGCAATAGGAATATCTAAAGATAAAAAAGAAGTATTTTTTGTAACAATAGATGGAAGAACATCATCATATACAGGGGTAACACAAGAAGAATTAGGAGAGATAATGATCTCACTTGGTGCTTATGATGCTATAAACCTAGATGGTGGTGGTTCAACTGATATGGTATTAAGACCTCTTGGAGAAGAAAAAAGAACTGTAATAAATAATCCTTCAGGAGGAAGTGAAAGAAGGATTATGAACGGTATAGGAATTATAAGTACAGCGTCTAAAACAAGTGAGTTAGGTGGAATCATCCTAGAATCAGAAGAGTCGAATATTCTAATAGATACTATGAAAAAGCTTATATTAAAAGGGTATGATAAAAACTATAATCCAGTAGAAATTGATTATGATCAGGTGAACTGGCATGTTAGTGGAATCTATGGAAAATTTTACAAGGATTCTTTTAAAGCAACTACAGCAGGAGAAGGGATTATAGTTGCTGAGTATGAAGGGAAATACGCTACTTTACCGATTCGTGTGATAGATAATCCTGTAAGATTAGAAGTATCTCCATCAAAAATAAATATAGATAAAAACAAAGGAAAATTTATTAAAGTCAAAGTAGTAGATGAGGATGGGTATGGTGCTTATGTTAGTCTTTCGGATTTAGATATTGAAATACCAGATAATTTAGGAGAAATAGATGATAAAGACTTTTTTGTAGCGAAAGACAAGTCAGGTTCAGGAATTATGAAAATTTCATATAAAAATATTACAAGCTATGTTCCTGTTGTAGTAGGTTCAAGAGAAGTAATTGTAGATGATTTTGAAAATACAAATGGGACATTTTTATCATATCCAGCAGATGTATTTGGTAGCTATAACTTGTCAAGCTTTAGTAAGGCTGGTAATTATTCTGGCGAAATTTCTTATGACTTTACCAAAACAGATGCAACAAGGGCTGCTTATCTAGTATTTGATAATGGTGGAATAAACTTTGACAAAAGACCTAAAAAGTTAGGAATGTGGGTATATGGTAATGGAAGCGGTCATATGTTAAAAGCAAAGTGTGTTTATGATAATGGTGCTTTTCAAAATATTCCTATTACATCTAGTATTGATTGGGAAGGATGGAAATTTGTTGAGGCTTCTATCCCTTCAGGATTAAAAGCTCCTTTCAAATTAGAAAGAATTTATGTAGTAGAAACAAGCCCATTATTAAAAGATGCAGGAAAAATATATATAGATCAGTTGACAGCATTTTATCCAAATACCTTTGATGGAAATATACCAAAAGAACAAAAAATTATAGATTCTAGAAATACAAAAGCTAAATTAGAAGGTCAATCTTCCTTTAGACTTATAGCTTATGGGGAAATTTCTGGTATAGATTCTTCATTAGACAGTAAAATAGCAGATATTTCTAATAAAGATAAAGGATTAAATCTATTTACGCAATCTATAGATCAAACACTTAAGGAAAAGCTTCAGAATCCAACCATTATGGTAGCTGGGGGATATGCTTCTACAAGACATAAAAATAGTTTGTTTATTCAATTAGATAACAGTCAAGGTAGTTTAAGAGAAACAAATTTTGAACAATGGCGTTGGTTTTTAGAAAAAATTGAAAATGTTGATAGTCATAATGTATTCATTTCATTACCAAAGCCTCTTTATTTTAAGGACAAGCTAGAAGAAAAATTATTTAAAGATATATTAAAGAAACTAAAGGAAGAAAAGTCGGTAGATGTTTGGGTTTTAACAGGAGGACATGATAATTATTCT